From Roseateles sp. SL47:
GATCACCGTTCCCTACCGCCCTGCAAGCCGCCCTGCTGTTGCTGGCCACCCTGGTCTTGGAATATCTGCTCAGTGCAGCGTTCTACGACGCCCGCAACAGCCTGGGTCTTACGGGTGAGCAGATGTCGGTGCTGGTGACGGTGCTGGGCAACGGCATTGTCATTTCCGTGGCCATGCACCTTCAGGGCTGTGCCTTTCGCGACCTGATCCAGCCGGGCGGCACACCGTGGCTGCCCACGCTGGTGCTTGTGGTGCCGCCGGTACTCCTGCTCACCCCGCTGATCCTGCTGTTGGACACCACGCTGATCAGCGCATTGCAGTCCCTGCTGCCGCTGTCTGCCTATGAAGTGGCCACGTTCAGCGCCATGAACTTCCAATCCCTGCCCATGGCCCTGGCGGTCTGTGTGGTGGCGCCGGTGGTGGAAGAGATGTTCTTCCGGGGTGTGCTGCTGCGCGGCTTTCTCCAGCTCTATCCACGCGCTCGGGCCATTGGTTACTCCGCCCTTTTCTTTGGCGTGGCCCACCTCAACATCTATCAATTCTGTCTGGCCTTCTTCCTCGGCCTGCTGCTGGGGCTGCTGTATGAACGGGGCCGTTCTTTGCTGCCCTGCATGGCATTACACGCCGCGCTCAACACCAGCGTCTATCTGTTGAGCAGTGGCACCGACACATCGGCTGCAGACGACTCTGCTGGCAGCACGTCTCTCACGTGGCTGGTTGCGCTGTTGCTGGCCGCCGCAGGGGCTTTCGCACTGCAGAAGGTACTGCGCTTGTGGAGCCCGCCCAGGCAGGCTGCTTGAGCGTGCCCGGGCCGGTGCGTCCGTACACGGCGTGAGTCAGAAGCTGCGGCGCAGGGTCAGCCGCAGCGTGCGCGGCTCAGCCGGATGCACATGCCGATCCGCCACCGGCGCCGCTTCCCCCGGCAGTCGAGACTCATAGAAGTATTCGATGTCGTTGACCTTCCGATCCATCAGGTTGAACACGTCCAGCGACACCTCCGTCTTGGGGCCAAAGCGTCGGCTGACACGCAGATTGGTCGTCAGTGACGAGTGGGAGCGTACGCTGTTGTCCTCCACCAGCGCGGCGCTGCCAAGATAGCGCCAGTTCAAGCTGGTGGACCAGGGGCCCAACTCGCTCAGGGTGAATCCCAGAGTGGCCACCTGATCGACCGCATTCGGGATGCGATTGCCGGCAGGGTCGGCATCGGCAAAACGGGCATGCGTCCAGGCGAAGTCCGCGTCAATCAACAGCCAGGGCACCGGCACATAACGGTTGTTCCATTCAATCCCCCGTCGCCGGCTGGGGCGATTGGCCTCGGTCGCGCCTGCGTCCCCCACATAGACAAGCTCTGAATCGAAGTCGAGCTTCCACAGCGCCAGGGAGCTTTGCAAGCCCGGCCACCATTCGCTGCGCAGCCCCAGTTCATAGCCCCGGGCTTTCACCAGTCCCGGTGCGGGATCCACAGCCGCCGTCACGCCGCGGGCATCGTTGCTATGGAATCCGCGCCCCGCGTTCAGAAAGACCTCGGTGCGAGCCCAGGGCCCCAGCACCAGTGAGAATTTCGGAGAGGCCAGCGTCTGGCGCGCACTACCAGCAGCGGCGTCACCAGCAGCGGCGTCACCAGCAGCGGCGTCACCAGCAGCGGCGTCACCGGCGATCGGGGTCACCCGGAACCGCCCCTGGTCCGCCCGGACCCCCACCACCATGCGGGCCCAGGGCGACAGCTCCAGGCTCGTCTGTCCGTAGAGGCCCACAAGCGTCTCGCGGATCCGGTCTTCGCGGGTGACTTCGGTGACCACACGCTCCTCGGTCTGGAACAGGCCCACCCGGGCGCGGTCCTGGCGCACCTGCAGCCCCACTTCGGTCCGGGCTGGCCAGTGGCCCAGCGTGTGGTCCACAGCATGGCTGGCCCGCAGCCCATACACCTGGCGGTCATCCTGCTGGGAAGACTGATCGCCGGTCTCGGGCCGCTCCAGCGCGTAGGTGAAGTTGGAGAACAGGGCCAGTTCATAGTCCATGGCGTAAACCGCCACCTGGCTGCGTTGGCCCTCTTCATCGTGCACCCACTCCGCCGACAGGCTGGTCCGCCGCGTGCGACCTCCATCACTCGGGTCGACAGCATCAAACCGGCCAAACGGACGCCCCTGCCAGGTGCCGGCATCGATAAGGCGCTGCGGCACCTGGTCGGTCGAGCGCCAGTCCGCGTGATAGTCCATCAGGCTGACGCTCCAGCGATCAAGCCCTGCACGGCGGGACAGACTCAGCACGAGGTTGCGCCGATTCAGGTCTTCCGCGAGTGTCCAGGGGCCGTCATTGCGCATCAGCTCCACCGCCCCCAGCCACTGGACACCCGCCCCCAGGTCAGCGGAGCCTGCCGCCAGGCCCCTTCGATAGCCCCCCTCCCCGCCGGCCAGCGAAACCATGGGAGCCTCCATCCGCTGTTGATAGACGATGTCCGCCGACCCGGCCGCTGCGAAGTCACCATTGGGCGCGAAATACGGGCCTTTCCGATAGTCGATGTGATCCACCAGTTCGGGAATCAGGAAGTTCAGATCGGAATATCCCTGCCCATGCGCATGGCTGGGGATGTTGACCGGCACGCCATTCACCGTGGTGGCGAAGTCGGTGCCGTGATCCAGATTGAAACCGCGCAGAAAGTACTGGTTGGCTTTGCCGTCTCCGCTGTGCTGGGTCACCATCAGCCCAGGCACGAACTCCAGAATTTCCCCCGGCCGCAGCGCGGGCCGGCTTTTGAGCAATTCAGCGCGGATGGTCCCCTGGGAGGCCGCATCGGAGCTGCCGATGCCGTTGTCGTAGTGGCGCCCCTGGATTTGCACCGTCTCCAGGCGTTTCTGCACCGTTGTGTCGGCGCTGGAGGTCGCCGGGCTGTCCGCTTCGGGCTCGGCCCAGGCACAGGCGCTGGTGAGGAGCAGGCCGGCCAGCACGCTGGGGCGAATGCGCACGCCATGAGGGGCTTTCGCAGCGTGAGCCCACGGGGAGATCCGTGGCAGTGTCTTCAGTCTCGTCATTCTCATCATTCCTTCCACCTGCGTCCCCGCAGGCGTGTCGGTGCTGATGCTGAGAAATGAGCGCGACCCGGGCTGCGCATGGGGCGCGCAGCCTCGACGGCGCGCCGCACCCCGCAGCATCCGGAGCAGTCGCAGGCCGGTATCCGGGCTCGCGGCTTGAGTCCGTTGCACCCAGGCAATCAGACCCTGCGCCCTGACCTTCCCAGGCCGTGAGGCCCAGTGGCTACCGGTGATGGACACCGATCTGAGGACGCTTTCAACCGCCGACCGTTGCGGGGGCAGCACAGGCATTGCACTACAGCGTGCGCACCTGTTTCCCGTTTAACCCGACCGGCCAGCGGTCAAGCACCTTCGACTGAAAGACGCCGACCGCCCCTTCAAAGGGCACCGTCGGCGGATGCGGAGTGTAAGCGAGCCTTCATCTCCCCCATCCATGGGCCCTGGACAGCAAGACAGGCGACAAGTTCAGCATTTTTCCGATTCCATGGCAGTCAAAACGCCGGGATATTGGGGGGCGCGTATCCACTGAGGTCGACATGACGAGCACCTACACCGCCACAGCCGCCATCACCCCCACCCCGCCCCTGTCAGTGGGCCAATTCATACCCAGCGACACCCCCAGGCCGGGCGTGGGCCTCTGCCTGTCCGGAGGCGGTTCGCGGGCCTGCTGCGCGGCCATGGGACAGCTGCGGGCCCTCTCCCATCTTCAGCTCAACGGGGCAAGCCTCCTGTCCCAGGTAACGGCCCTCTCCTGTGTCTCCGGTGGTTCCTGGCTAGGCGTGCCCTACGCGTTCCTGCCCGCCGACGGCACCAGTGACCGCGATTTCCTGGGGGTTTACAACGCCAACCAGTCCGCCCTGAATCCCATCGATCTTGGCGACATCGCACCGGGCAATGCGGGCTATGCCATGACCTCGGAGATGTTCTCGGTCGAGGGCATCGCACTCACGGCGCTGGAGCTTTATGCCCTGTCCCGCTGGGAGGATCCCGCCAATCCCCTGCCCGCCAACCTCCTGTGGCAGGTGGTGATTGCCAGCCACATTCTTCACCCTCAACAACTGGCCTCCAGTGGCGAGAACTACGCGCCGAACGACACCTTCACGGCGAATGAAGCGTCGCTGGCGCGAATCCGGGAAAACAATCCAGCATTGGCCAACACCACCACCTACACGTTTGCATCCGGGGCTGGACGAACCCAGCGGCCGTTCCTGATCTGCAACATGGGCATGCTCCAGAACCCGAGCGCGGCGGCCGATGCGCCCTTGATTCCCGTGCAGGCGACCGGATTCTTTGGCGGCGTGGTGGGGCACCCCGATGCCACGGATGCCAACGAGCTCCCGGTGGGTGGTGGTGGCATTGAGACCTTCGCGGTGAACTCCATTTTCCTGGGCAGCCGCAACAACCAGGCGTTGGTGGGGCAGAAACGTCCGTGGTCCTTGACCGACATCATGGGTTGCAGCAGCGCTGCGTTCGCCTTCTACGTCCATGAAAAGATCAAGGAATGGCAGAACGATCGAACCAAGTTCCACACGGATCTGGCCCTGCGCAATCCGCATCTGCATCAGTGGATCGATCAACACCTGCCTGCTCGACATCAGGCCCAGGCCAGGCTCCTGGCCAATGGCCACCCCGACCTCGAAGCGGCGTTGCAGGCGTTGTCGTCGCTGGACGACCTGATCCCTGCCTATGATTCGTGGCCGGTCGCTAGCCCCGCCGCCAACCTGGCCGTGAACCGCTATGCGGATGGCGGCAGCCTGGAGAACACCGGTGTGGCGAGCATGCTGGCCTACAGCGACATCCAGCGCGTCATTGCGTGCGTCAATTCCATGACTGCCCTGGCCGTGGCGGACTACGGCATTCCGGATGGCTCAGGCGGCTGGCTGCCTGGCACCCAGATCAAGGTGGACGATCAGATCCCCCCGCTGTTCGGATTCATGCCCTACAGCAGCACAGGCTCCAAGGACCAATGGGGCTATGTGCCCTATCAGGACGCAGGCCCGCAAGCGAATCCGCAGTTCTCAAAGAACCAGGTGTTCAAGTCAAGTGACTTCGCCGGTTTCCTGACGGGTATCCAGCAGGCGGTCGGCAAGGCCTCATCACCGAACGGCCCGGCCATCTTCCAGCAGCGTCTGGATGTGGTGGAGAACCCCTGGTTCGGTGTGCAGGCGCGGTCTGTTCCGGTCACCGTCGTGTGGGTGTATTTGAACGGCAGCGGGGAGTGGGAAGCGCAATTCGACGGCCATTGGCTCATGCAAGCCTTGATTGCCTGGGAGAAGGAGTCCTCCAGCTTCCCGAACTTCAACACCACCGGTACCCACCTGAGCGCACGGCAGGTCAACCTGCTGGCGCATCTGACGTCTTGGTCGGTGGTCACGGCGGAGCAGAAGAGCGGCATCTTTTCGCAGTTGTTCCGCTAGGGCCTGACTGAACCGGCAGCGCAGGCGGAAGGAACCTGAAGCGTCAGGGTCTCCGGCGCGCGCCGGCGGTCCAGGAGTCTGGGACAAGGCTCACCAGCCCTGGGAAGAGCGCTTTGCGCCCATCCCGCGCGAATCACGCCCGCCGTGAGTGATCCCGGGGTGATGCGCACCCATCCCGGGCGGACGAGCGGCGCGCGATCACCTCCAATCCAGCGTCCGCAACGAGCCTGCGCGGGACCCACGCGCCGCCAGGCGCGCAGCCATCGCCACCTCCCCACTCTCGGAGCAACTCATGAACTGGTTCAAGCGCCTGAAGGTCGGCACGCGACTGACCCTCGGCTTTCTGGTGGTCGCCGCCATCGGCGGCGTGATCGGCGCCGAAGGCGTTCGCGGCACGGCACAGATCAATGACCTGGCCACCCTGATGTACGAGCAAGAAATTGCCGGCATCACCGACACCTCGGAGGCCAACATCCAGCTGTTGAGCGCCAGGCTGTCGATACGCAGCGCCGTGCTCGCCACGACCGCAGAAGAACGCGACCAGCATCTCAAGCAACTGGATGACGAACTGAAGCAAGCCAACCGGGAACTCGACAGCGCGGAACATAGCTTCGTCACCGCAGAAGGACAGGCCCTGGTCAAAGACGCCAGGGCGGCCTTGCAGGCGTATGGAACGGCGGCCGCTGCCACCGCCATTCAACTGCGAACCGAGCCCCTGATGGACTCGCGCGCCTCGACCCAACAACTGTTTCATGTGCTGAGTCCCCTGGCCCAACGGGCTGATGAACTCCTGGGGCAGGCCGTCAACCGCAAGAAGTCCGATGCCAGCCGACACAACAACGAAACCGACCGCATCTATGCCAGTGTCCGCACGACGCTGATCTGCTTCACGATCGGTGGTGTGCTCACCGGTGCCCTCCTGGGAATCCTCATCGCGCGGGGACTGACCCGACAGCTCGGCGGTGAACCAGCGGATCTGGCCAGCGCGGCGGTGGCCATCTCGCAGGGCAAACTCAACACACCGATCATGACGCGTCATGCCCTTCCCGGTAGCGTCGTGCATGCAATGGCCGCCATGCAGGAGGGACTGCGCCAGGTGGTCACGTCCGTCCGCGCTTCCAGTGACAGCATCGCAACGGGGGCCCATCAGATCGCCAGCGGCAATGCCGATCTTTCTCAGCGAACCGAAGAACAGGCGAGCAACCTTCAGCAGACGGCCGCGTCGATGGAGCAGTTGTCCAGCACCGTGCAGAACAATGCAGACGCCGCCCGGCAAGTGACCGCATTGGCCAGCGGCGCCAGCGACGTTGCATTGCAAGGCGGAACGATCGTGGGCCGGGTGGTCAGCACCATGCAGGAGATCCACGCGGCCTCGCGGCGCATCTCGGACATCATCGCCGTGATTGAGGGCATTGCGTTCCAGACCAACATTCTGGCGCTCAATGCCGCCGTGGAGGCGGCTCGTGCCGGCGAACAAGGACGCGGGTTTGCCGTGGTGGCCAGCGAAGTGCGCACACTGGCCAAACGTAGTGCCGAAGCAGCCAAGGAGATCCGCACGCTGATCGGCGACAGCGTGGGCAAGGTGGAGCTGGGCAGCCGGCTGGTGGAAGAGGCCGGCAGCACCATGGACGACATCGTGAACCAGGTCCGACGCGTCACCGACCTGATCACCGAGATCAGCGCAGCCACCCATGAGCAGACCGCCGGCATCGGCCAGGTCAGTGATGCGGTGCTGCAACTGGACCAGGTGACGCAGCAGAACGCCGCGCTCGTCGAAGAGGCCACTGCTGCGGCCGACAGCCTGGATCAACAGGCCAAGCTCCTGGTCCAGACGGTCGCTGCATTCCAGCTGGAAACGCAGCAGGAGGCGGGCTTGCGTGCCGCCTCACTTCCCCATGTCTCGACTCCCTGAACAGCGGGCTCTTCGCGCCCAGTGGGAAAATCCCGAACCCGGAGTGTCTTGGGCCGACGCGCGACACCCGGACTGTCTGTCCTGAATCCAACTGATGTCATTTCTTGATCTGCCGACTCCGATGCCCACGTCGGAGTTGCAACGACTCCCGTCCACCGTCCATCTCAATCCGTACTGCCGGTTCGACCTGAACGTCGTTCGTCTGCACGAGGGGCTGGACCTCTATCACTGGCGCGGCCGATTCGAAAAGGCCTTCGAGCTTCAGCTGATGGAGGACACCCACCGCCTCTTCTTCAACTTCCCGCTGGCCAAGGAGTCCCACTATCTGTTCCACGACCCACGGGGCGCCGTGGGCTGGCTTCGTGAAGACGGTGGCAGCATCATTTACGGGCCTGGGGTGCTGGGCCGTGTCCGCCACGAGGGCGACCTGCACAGCCTGACGCTGGCCTTCCGCCTGGACTTCTTCTTTGACTGCGTCGGACACATGGACCCCGATCTGAGAGCCGCCCTGGCTCGAGGCATGGTCTGGGAAACCGGCTATGGCACACGCGCACTGCAGTTGGCGACCCATTCGCTGGCGGCCAGTTTCTCTGCCCCTCACCATGAGGATTCGGCGTTTCCGCATCTCCGTCTGAAGCTGCTCGCCCAGTCGCTCATGGTGATCGCCGTGCTTCTGGAAGAACGCACGCTGCGCATTCCCGCCGCCGCGCGTCAGAATCCCCCGGAGATCCTGACACGGCTGCTCCAGGCGCGGGAGGTGCTTCTGGAGGATCTGGGTTCCCCCCCGGACCTTGCCGCGCTGGCCAAACGTTTCGACCTCAGCCCCGCCGCATTGAATGCCGGTTTCAAGCGGACCTTTGGTCAAACCGCCCGCGCACTGCACCAGCGTGAACGGATGCGCGAGGCCCGCCGCATGCTCAGCGGAGAAGCATCGGCGAGCGTCATGGCGGTCGCCGTACGGATGGGCTACAGCAACGCCAGCCATTTCGCTGCGGCGTTTCGCAAACAATTCGGTGTGAACCCCCGGCATGCCCGCAGCGGGGATGATCTGATGCTGGATGCCTAGGGTTGGCGGCCCGTGGCCGGACAGGACTTTTTGGCTTGCGTGGGATGCGGGAGCGCACGGAGCACGGAGCACGGAGCACGGAGCACGGAGCGGCTGATAATGCGCCATGTCCGACACCCCTGACGCCCCTTCCTCTTCCTCCCCGGCCCCCGCTGCATCTCCGCCCCCACCCCCACCCCCACCCGCCCAGCCACGCAACCCGCTGCATGGCATCCGCTTGGAGGACATGCTGACGGCGCTGGTGGCCACCTACGGCTGGCCCGGCCTGGCAGAGCGCATCCCCGTGCGCTGTTTTGCCAGCGACCCCAGCCTCTCTTCCAGCCTCAAGTTCCTGCGCAAGACGCCCTGGGCGCGGGACAAGGTGGAGAGTCTTTATCTGTTCATGCTGCGCGATCAGCGTCGCCAGACGCGCTGACAGTCCGGGGATCTGCCCCAGTTGATCTACCCCAGTTGATCTGCGCAGGGTGATGTCCCCGCATGGTGACCCGCATGGTGTCCCCGCATGGGGCCGCATCGACCACGGTGCGGGAACCGCGCACTCTGCGCCCCCACTGCGGTCGCTCCCTGATATCGTCACCCCGCCCCGCTTCCGGCCCTGCCAAGGCGTGCGGAATGCCAACGAATCATCAACGACGGAGACAGGCGAACATGAGCCCTGGGGACATTCAATTGCTGGTCATCGCCTTCGGCAGTGTGCTGGGGCTGGTCGCCTTGATCGTGACCAAACCCAGGCTGCATCCGCTGGTGGCGTTGCTGCTGGTCTCCATGGCCGTCGGGCTGTGTACGGGCATGCCGCTGAACAAGCTGGTGTCAGCCATCTCCGGCGGCGCGGGCAAGACGCTCGGTGCGGTGGGGCTGGTCGTGGCGCTCGGGGCCATGCTGGGCAAGTTGCTGGCGGATTCGGGCATCACCACCAGTGTGGCCGATGCCATCGTCAGTCGTTCGTCTTATCGGGCCCTGCCCTGGGCCATGGCCGCCGTCGCCTTTGTGGTCGGCATTCCGATGTTCTTCGAAGTGGGCCTGGTGGTGCTGCTGCCGCTGATCTTCGGTGTGGCGCGCAAGCTGGAGAGCGACCAGCAGGGGAAAGGCTCGGCCTATGTGTATGTGTCGGTGCCGGTGATCGCCGCTTTGGCGGCCATGCACGGCATGGTGCCGCCCCATCCGGGCCCGCTTACCGCCATTGCCACACTGAAAACGAGCGTGGGCCCCACGATGATCTACGGGTTCATCGCCGCCATCCCCGCCATCATCCTGGGGGGGCCGGTCTATGCGGCCTTCATTGCCCCGCGGATGCGGGCGCGGCCGGACGAGGCCATGATTCATCAGTATGTGGCGGAGGGGCGCGGGGCCGAGCACGGGCAAGAAGCAGCGGCTTCGGCGCCCGCCCGCCCCCACGTGCCCGGTGTGGGCATCGGAGTGCTGTGCGCCCTTCTGCCCGCCGTGCTGATGCTGTCGCATGCCGTGGCCGAGATCGTGCTGGACAAGGCGTCACCAGTGCTGCACATAGCGGCCTTTGTGGGCAACCCCATCATTTCGATGCTGCTGGGTTTGATCTTCGCCATGGTGATGCTGCGCTCCGGCGATCCGGAAGCCGTGCGGCAATCGCTCAGCCAGAGCGTCAAGCCGATTTCGAATGTGCTGCTCATCATTGCCGGTGGCGGCGCGTTCCAGCAGGTGCTGACCGATGCGGGTGTGGGCAACGCCATTGTTCACATGAGCCATCTGTGGGCGGTGTCTCCACTGCTGCTGGGGTGGCTGATCTCCATGCTGCTGTCCGTCTCCACCGGCTCGGCCACCGTGGGCATTGTCGGCGCCGCAGGCCTGCTGGCCCCGCTGTCGGCTTCCGACGCGGCGATCAATCAACCGCTGCTGGCGCTGTCCATTGGCTGCGGGTCTCTGTTCTTCAACTATGCCAACCATGCCGGTTTCTGGCTGGTGAAAGAGTCCTTTGGCATGACGATGGGGGAAGCCACCCGCACCATTTCCGTGGTGCAGTCGATTGTGGCTGTCGTGGGATTGCTGATGGTGTTGGTGATGAACCTGCTGCCGCCCCTGGGCTGACGCCCGGACAGCGCCGCTCCCGAATCGAACCTTGAAATGAGACAAGCTTGGGGCCGCCAGCGCCTTCGCCGCCTCCTATAATTTTTGAATGCTTCAACAACGGCGCTTCAAAGCCTTCACCGCATGGGTGGCCAGCCTGGTCATCCTGTGGAGTGCGCTCGCGCCGAGCTTGTCGTATGCCTTTGTGTCGGACGTGCCCGGTGGGTGGATCGAAATCTGCTCGGTCACCGGCGCCAAACTCGTGCCGGCGCAGGCAGCTTCCTACGGCGCTGATGCCGCAGTGTCCGGCTCATTCAAGTCCGACACTTCCAAGCCCGACTCATCCAAGCCCGACACTTCCAAGTCCTCGGCCCTGAAGTCCTGCACCTATTGCAGTTCTCACGTGCAGGTGTTGGGTCTGCCGCCCGCCCCTGCGGCTGGTCTCACCTTGGAGGCTCTGGCCTACCACCTGCCGGAGCTGTTCCTGGCAGGCGTGCGAACCCTGTTCGCCTGGGCCAGTGTTCAAGCACGCGCCCCGCCGCTGAGCCCTTGATCGGCTGATCGCCGCCGCTCCGGTCGGCGGGCGCGTGAGCGGCCTTCGCTGCGTTGCTGCGTTGCTTCGCTGCGTTGCTGCGTTGCTGCGTTACTGCGTTGCTGCGGCTGCGTTGCCGTAGCTCCCATGCCGCAGCGGTCTGCCGGGCGCAAGCCTGTGTGGCCCGTTCGTTTCAGCGCCGGCGCCGCGTCGCCACCTGCGCCTCCGACCTCCATCTGCCCCCCGGTTTCCATGTGCGACGCCTCGTACTGCGTCCGTGCACGTCCGCTTGCACGTCCGCTTGCACGTCCGCTTGCACGTCCGCAGGCGCGTCTGCCTGCACGTCTGCCTGCGCGCTTGCGTGCCGATGCCGCGTCCCTGCGTCATGGTCCGTCATGGTCCGCCATGGTCCGCTTTTGAATGATCTGCTCATGTCTTTGCATCACCCCTCTTCCCTGACCCTCGCAGCCCTTGCTGCCCTGTCTCTGCTGAGCCAGGCCCAAGCACAGTCCGCACCGCAGCCGCAGTCCGGCGACACACTTGCGCCTACGGCGGCAACGTCACCGGCCGCCACGCCCCTGTCCCCCTCCACCCCTCCTTCCAACCAGCCTTCCAGCGCTGCTTCCAGCCTTCCTGCCAACGCTCCCACCGCCGCACCCGCCGCACCCGCCGCACAGCAGGACGCAGTGCTCACCCTCGGAACCGTTCGGGTGGAGGCCCGATCCAAAGGCCCGCTGGACGTTCGTCGCGTGTTCAGCTCCGTCGACGTCCTGGGCGCCAGCCTGTTGGAAGACCAGCATGCCGACTACAGCTGGGAGCTGCTCACGCGGGCCCCTGGCGTTCAGGTCACACAATTCAAGCAAGGCACCGACGCGGGCCGTTTCAGTTTCCGGGGCTTCAATGGCGAGGGCCGGGTGAATGCCGTCAAGCTGTTGATCGACGGCATTCCCAGCAATGACAATGCCGGTGGCATGCCCTATTTGGATGCCGTCTTCCCGCTGGAGATGGAGCGCATCGCCGTGGTCCGGGGCACCAATGACGCGCGTTATGGCCTCTACAACATTGCCGGCAATGCGGATGTCCAGACCCGCCAGGGCGGTAACGAGGGTCAGGCCAGCGTGACGGTGGGCAGCTACGGCACCCGCGAAGTGCAGTTGGCCAAGGGGTGGGAGTCGGGCGACTGGAGCCAGAATTACTTCATCGGCTGGCGCGACTCGGACGGCTATCGGGACCATGCGGATGCGCACAAGCTGGCCTTGTCCGGCAAATGGTTCTACACCCGCAACGACCTCGGCTGGCGCGCGGGCCTGACCGCCCGTTACTTCCATAACGACGCGTTGGAATCCGGCTACCTGACGCGTGAAGAGGCGGAGCAAACGCCGCGCATCTCGCCTGCCTATGCCGCCTCGGACCGCAGTGAGCGCACCGTGAGCCAGGTCGCGCTGCATCTGGACGGCCGATGGAACGAGGTGTCGAGCTGGACGGTCAAGGCCTATCGGAACGCTTACGAGAATCAGCGCTTCGTCCGCTTCTCCGCCGCAGGTGTGCAGCAGGAGCGAGACAACGATGAGCACCATGAAGGCCTGCTGGCCAGCGCCAGTTGGCGCCCCACGGTGGATTGGGCGCATGAGGTGGTTCTGGAGGGTGGTGTGGAGGCGCAATGGCAGCACAACGAAGCGCAGCGCTACCGGACGGTGGACCGTGTCCGCACCTCGCAGTTCCGCGCCTGGGACTTTGACCAGGACAGCCAGGGCGTTTATGTGCAGGCGCTGATTCGCCCGGTGGCGGCCCTGAGCATCATCCCGGCGCTGCGCCTGGAGCATCTGGACGGGCAGTTCCACGACCTGCTCGCCGGCAAGACCTACGCGATGTATGACTACGGGGTGGTCAAGCAACCCAAGCTCAGCGTGATCTATGCAATCACACCACAGGCCAGCGTGTATGCGAACTGGGGCCGGACCTTCCAGATCGGCAGCGGCATTGACGCCTACAAGACCCAGGAGCGCAATCTGCGTCCGTCCCTCAACACCGGCTGGGAGAGCGGTATGAAATGGCAGCCCCTGCGTGTGCTGGAGGGGCGCCTCTCCTACTGGGAACAGCGGGCCACCGGCGAGGTGGCGCGGGTGCTCGGCGTCGATGGCTTGCCCGATGCCGGTGGCAACGGCAATGTGGGCCGCACACGCCGCCGGGGTGTGGATCTGCAACTGAGCGCCCAATGGAGCCCGACCTCGCGCACCTGGGTGGCCTATTCCCGGCAGAAGGCCACCATCGTCACGCCCGACCCGAGCGCGCCGTTGACAGCCGGCAAGGAGATTGAAAACGTCCCCCACTACCTGGTCAGCGGCGGCTGGGACCAGCAACTGGCACCGCGCTGGAAGCTGTCCGTGTGGGGCAATGGCCAGGGCGGTTATTACCTGGAGCGCACCAACACCGTGGCACGCGCCGGGCAGTACATCCAGTTCAACACCAGCCTCACGTATCAGGCGTCGCAGCAATGGTCGCTGCAACTGCAGGTGAAGAACCTCGCCAACCGGCACTATCTCTACGCCTGGTATGACAGCGGCTCTTCCGGGTATTCCCCGGCGGATGGTCGCAGTGCTTACGTGAGTGCGGACTGGCGGTTCTGAGGTACACCCCGGTCCGGCGGGCCCCTGGCGGGCCAGCTCCGGGTCAGTTCCGGGCCAATGCCGGGCCAATGCCGGGACGCTGCCGGCGCGGGTGTGGGGACGGTTGCGGAGAAATTTGTGGCGGATTTCTCACGCCGACGCCGCCACGACCCCCACCCGTGCCTTCCCGGCAAACTTGTGCCGTGGTGCGCCGGACCAGCGGTGCTATCCTC
This genomic window contains:
- a CDS encoding VF530 family protein; protein product: MSDTPDAPSSSSPAPAASPPPPPPPPAQPRNPLHGIRLEDMLTALVATYGWPGLAERIPVRCFASDPSLSSSLKFLRKTPWARDKVESLYLFMLRDQRRQTR
- a CDS encoding methyl-accepting chemotaxis protein, encoding MNWFKRLKVGTRLTLGFLVVAAIGGVIGAEGVRGTAQINDLATLMYEQEIAGITDTSEANIQLLSARLSIRSAVLATTAEERDQHLKQLDDELKQANRELDSAEHSFVTAEGQALVKDARAALQAYGTAAAATAIQLRTEPLMDSRASTQQLFHVLSPLAQRADELLGQAVNRKKSDASRHNNETDRIYASVRTTLICFTIGGVLTGALLGILIARGLTRQLGGEPADLASAAVAISQGKLNTPIMTRHALPGSVVHAMAAMQEGLRQVVTSVRASSDSIATGAHQIASGNADLSQRTEEQASNLQQTAASMEQLSSTVQNNADAARQVTALASGASDVALQGGTIVGRVVSTMQEIHAASRRISDIIAVIEGIAFQTNILALNAAVEAARAGEQGRGFAVVASEVRTLAKRSAEAAKEIRTLIGDSVGKVELGSRLVEEAGSTMDDIVNQVRRVTDLITEISAATHEQTAGIGQVSDAVLQLDQVTQQNAALVEEATAAADSLDQQAKLLVQTVAAFQLETQQEAGLRAASLPHVSTP
- a CDS encoding TonB-dependent receptor, coding for MTRLKTLPRISPWAHAAKAPHGVRIRPSVLAGLLLTSACAWAEPEADSPATSSADTTVQKRLETVQIQGRHYDNGIGSSDAASQGTIRAELLKSRPALRPGEILEFVPGLMVTQHSGDGKANQYFLRGFNLDHGTDFATTVNGVPVNIPSHAHGQGYSDLNFLIPELVDHIDYRKGPYFAPNGDFAAAGSADIVYQQRMEAPMVSLAGGEGGYRRGLAAGSADLGAGVQWLGAVELMRNDGPWTLAEDLNRRNLVLSLSRRAGLDRWSVSLMDYHADWRSTDQVPQRLIDAGTWQGRPFGRFDAVDPSDGGRTRRTSLSAEWVHDEEGQRSQVAVYAMDYELALFSNFTYALERPETGDQSSQQDDRQVYGLRASHAVDHTLGHWPARTEVGLQVRQDRARVGLFQTEERVVTEVTREDRIRETLVGLYGQTSLELSPWARMVVGVRADQGRFRVTPIAGDAAAGDAAAGDAAAGDAAAGSARQTLASPKFSLVLGPWARTEVFLNAGRGFHSNDARGVTAAVDPAPGLVKARGYELGLRSEWWPGLQSSLALWKLDFDSELVYVGDAGATEANRPSRRRGIEWNNRYVPVPWLLIDADFAWTHARFADADPAGNRIPNAVDQVATLGFTLSELGPWSTSLNWRYLGSAALVEDNSVRSHSSLTTNLRVSRRFGPKTEVSLDVFNLMDRKVNDIEYFYESRLPGEAAPVADRHVHPAEPRTLRLTLRRSF
- a CDS encoding AraC family transcriptional regulator, with the translated sequence MSFLDLPTPMPTSELQRLPSTVHLNPYCRFDLNVVRLHEGLDLYHWRGRFEKAFELQLMEDTHRLFFNFPLAKESHYLFHDPRGAVGWLREDGGSIIYGPGVLGRVRHEGDLHSLTLAFRLDFFFDCVGHMDPDLRAALARGMVWETGYGTRALQLATHSLAASFSAPHHEDSAFPHLRLKLLAQSLMVIAVLLEERTLRIPAAARQNPPEILTRLLQAREVLLEDLGSPPDLAALAKRFDLSPAALNAGFKRTFGQTARALHQRERMREARRMLSGEASASVMAVAVRMGYSNASHFAAAFRKQFGVNPRHARSGDDLMLDA
- a CDS encoding CPBP family intramembrane glutamic endopeptidase, giving the protein MHNNRSPFPTALQAALLLLATLVLEYLLSAAFYDARNSLGLTGEQMSVLVTVLGNGIVISVAMHLQGCAFRDLIQPGGTPWLPTLVLVVPPVLLLTPLILLLDTTLISALQSLLPLSAYEVATFSAMNFQSLPMALAVCVVAPVVEEMFFRGVLLRGFLQLYPRARAIGYSALFFGVAHLNIYQFCLAFFLGLLLGLLYERGRSLLPCMALHAALNTSVYLLSSGTDTSAADDSAGSTSLTWLVALLLAAAGAFALQKVLRLWSPPRQAA